Proteins encoded by one window of Chryseobacterium foetidum:
- a CDS encoding glycosyltransferase family protein yields MKILFHENELNYRGTSIALYDYADFNEKYLGNESLIIYNKTVPSNHPLGIEKFEKRFNVFGYSDFSEVDQYIRKNNVDLFYAIKNGNPDNILTKECKCGIHTIFKHLEPHGDVYAYVSQWLSEEVSGSQYPFVPHMVNFEEEVSEDMRAELSIPKTAKVFGYHGGSESFNIAFVQKTVEKIASQYKDIYFIFMGVNSFIKEKWWKSSLKNIIFLPPSAEIPVKQKFINTCNALLHGRERGETFGITVAEFAVKGKPVITFANSPEKAHISQLEGQAYLYHDKKDLKEIILDSDLSLSPKTAYEKFLPEPVMDIFKNVFID; encoded by the coding sequence ATGAAAATACTTTTCCACGAAAATGAACTCAATTACAGGGGAACGTCCATCGCATTGTATGACTACGCAGATTTTAATGAAAAATATCTTGGAAACGAATCTCTGATTATCTATAATAAAACCGTACCCAGCAACCACCCTCTCGGAATCGAAAAATTTGAAAAACGCTTCAATGTTTTCGGCTATTCAGACTTCAGCGAAGTGGATCAGTATATCAGAAAAAACAATGTCGATCTTTTTTACGCCATCAAAAACGGCAACCCTGATAATATTCTTACCAAAGAATGCAAATGTGGTATTCACACTATTTTTAAGCATCTTGAACCTCACGGTGATGTGTATGCTTATGTTTCTCAATGGCTGAGCGAGGAAGTTTCAGGCTCTCAATACCCTTTCGTGCCGCACATGGTTAATTTTGAAGAAGAAGTTTCAGAAGATATGAGAGCAGAACTCAGTATTCCCAAAACCGCAAAAGTGTTTGGATATCATGGTGGATCAGAGAGTTTTAATATTGCCTTTGTACAGAAAACTGTAGAGAAAATTGCATCTCAATATAAAGATATTTACTTCATTTTCATGGGCGTCAATTCTTTCATCAAAGAAAAGTGGTGGAAGTCATCCTTAAAAAATATTATTTTTCTCCCGCCAAGTGCAGAAATTCCTGTAAAACAGAAATTTATCAATACCTGTAATGCTTTGCTTCACGGTAGAGAGAGAGGCGAAACTTTCGGAATTACGGTCGCAGAATTTGCCGTGAAGGGAAAGCCCGTGATTACTTTCGCAAATTCACCGGAAAAAGCTCATATTTCGCAGCTGGAAGGACAAGCTTATCTTTATCATGACAAAAAAGATCTGAAAGAAATTATTCTTGATTCAGATCTCAGTCTGTCTCCGAAAACGGCTTACGAAAAGTTTTTGCCGGAGCCCGTGATGGATATTTTTAAAAATGTATTTATAGACTGA
- a CDS encoding glycosyltransferase family 2 protein codes for MEKLPVSIGILSWNNLKTLHNTLKSYKKNGLLDLSDDIVILFQEVTDADKAIAEKFKLKYIGLKENVGIGNGITFLAENAVFENILFLENDWELIEKKENTRNRLKSGLSKIHNGFDVVRFRSRKNPGHPLFSITHKGNELNYYDDWHECTSPHLLESLHWLDPAEKFPDKIQKDGDEFVTTSRWANWTNNPFLINRHFLLDTILPFAGESVSFERNIASWWVKQNFRIAQGEGLFTHNDLKKYPKKSFFRKIMSKLKNKIKR; via the coding sequence ATGGAAAAACTGCCGGTGAGTATTGGAATCCTTTCCTGGAACAATTTAAAAACTTTACACAATACGCTCAAATCCTATAAAAAGAACGGTCTTCTCGATCTTTCTGATGATATTGTGATCCTTTTTCAGGAGGTGACAGACGCTGATAAAGCCATTGCCGAAAAATTTAAACTAAAATATATTGGTCTGAAGGAAAATGTGGGAATAGGAAATGGTATCACGTTTCTGGCAGAAAATGCTGTATTTGAAAATATTCTTTTCCTGGAAAACGACTGGGAGCTTATAGAGAAAAAAGAAAACACGCGTAACAGACTCAAAAGTGGGCTTTCAAAAATTCACAATGGATTTGATGTAGTACGCTTCAGAAGCCGTAAAAATCCTGGGCATCCGTTATTTTCAATAACCCACAAAGGCAACGAACTCAATTATTACGATGACTGGCACGAATGCACCTCGCCTCACCTTTTGGAATCTCTCCACTGGCTGGATCCCGCAGAAAAATTCCCCGATAAGATTCAGAAAGATGGAGATGAATTTGTGACCACCTCAAGATGGGCGAACTGGACGAACAATCCTTTTCTCATCAACAGACATTTCCTGTTGGACACCATCCTTCCTTTTGCAGGCGAATCTGTATCCTTTGAAAGAAATATTGCATCATGGTGGGTGAAGCAGAACTTCAGAATAGCACAGGGTGAGGGTCTTTTTACCCATAATGACCTGAAAAAATATCCAAAAAAGAGTTTTTTCAGAAAAATAATGTCTAAACTTAAAAATAAAATCAAGAGATAA
- a CDS encoding glycosyltransferase family 2 protein, translating to MPKVYVIIVSYNAMKWTERCFSSLRKSSVPLHTIVVDNGSSDGTQKYIQENFPEVELVQSETNGGFGIANNTGIAMAHKAGADFFYLMNQDAWIFEDSIQKLLDAYAAHPEPEKLAILSPMHLDGTEKRFDLHFENYLGRETKDNRIFSDIFIGNTKPWYEINFVNAAHWFIPRNVIEKIGGFNPYFFHGAEDYEYVNRVHYFEYKIVVCPHSKVVHDAKVQSFAKTENEDEVYNLQQRRLSIRMQRETRYLNPGYYYNIKNEKKEFYSNIIKLRLKGNKSESDFYMEQLKYFQNRFKEIEDLRKISLTAKHPFLKLD from the coding sequence ATGCCTAAAGTATACGTAATTATTGTCTCATACAATGCCATGAAATGGACTGAAAGGTGCTTCAGCAGTCTGAGGAAATCTTCAGTACCACTACACACCATTGTGGTAGATAATGGGTCATCAGACGGCACTCAGAAATATATTCAGGAAAACTTTCCCGAGGTAGAGCTTGTACAGTCTGAAACCAATGGAGGCTTCGGGATAGCCAACAACACCGGGATTGCAATGGCTCATAAAGCAGGAGCAGATTTTTTCTACCTGATGAATCAGGATGCATGGATTTTTGAAGATTCTATTCAGAAACTGCTTGATGCGTATGCCGCACATCCGGAACCGGAAAAACTGGCAATTTTGAGCCCCATGCACCTCGATGGAACAGAAAAGAGGTTTGATCTTCATTTTGAAAATTATCTGGGTAGAGAAACAAAAGACAACAGAATTTTTTCTGATATTTTTATAGGAAATACAAAGCCTTGGTACGAAATCAACTTTGTGAATGCTGCGCATTGGTTTATACCAAGAAATGTCATTGAAAAAATAGGAGGTTTCAATCCGTATTTTTTTCATGGTGCTGAAGATTATGAGTATGTCAACCGCGTTCATTATTTTGAATACAAAATTGTGGTCTGCCCACACAGCAAGGTGGTGCATGACGCCAAAGTGCAGTCTTTTGCAAAAACAGAAAATGAAGATGAGGTATATAACCTTCAGCAGAGAAGACTTTCTATCCGTATGCAAAGGGAAACGAGATATCTCAACCCAGGTTATTACTATAATATCAAAAATGAAAAGAAAGAGTTTTATTCCAATATCATTAAGCTTCGTCTGAAAGGCAATAAATCTGAATCGGATTTCTACATGGAACAGCTTAAATATTTTCAAAACCGCTTTAAGGAAATTGAAGATCTCCGAAAAATCTCGCTTACAGCAAAACACCCTTTTCTTAAACTAGATTGA
- a CDS encoding NAD-dependent epimerase/dehydratase family protein — protein sequence MITGNGLIAKSLQSIDSDGVLFFASGVSNSLETRSSEFEREHALLKKNIEENPDKTFVYFSTCSIYDSSKNNSHYVLHKLKMEQIISDLCERYFILRISNAVGHGGNPNLLVNYLVREIKNKAKITLHTKATRNLIDVSDVCAITKNILENFSSNQIINLAYLQNFSIIEITEAISKVLLTEPLLQLQNEGSGYEIEVSKIEDYFRKNNLTDKEQYLVNLITKYYKNR from the coding sequence ATGATTACAGGCAACGGACTTATCGCAAAATCCCTACAAAGCATCGATTCTGATGGTGTTCTTTTTTTCGCATCAGGTGTTTCCAATTCACTGGAAACAAGAAGTTCTGAATTTGAGCGGGAACACGCTCTTCTGAAAAAAAATATAGAAGAAAATCCAGATAAAACCTTTGTTTATTTCTCTACATGCAGCATTTATGATTCTTCCAAAAACAACAGCCACTACGTTCTGCATAAGCTCAAAATGGAACAGATTATTTCAGATCTGTGCGAGCGCTATTTTATTTTAAGAATAAGCAATGCTGTAGGACACGGAGGCAACCCGAATCTTCTGGTAAATTATCTGGTGAGGGAAATAAAAAATAAGGCAAAAATTACGCTTCACACAAAAGCTACAAGAAATCTCATTGATGTAAGCGACGTGTGTGCCATTACAAAAAACATTCTTGAAAACTTCAGCTCAAACCAAATTATCAACCTTGCCTATCTACAGAATTTTTCAATCATTGAAATCACAGAAGCTATTTCGAAAGTGTTACTTACAGAGCCACTATTGCAGCTTCAGAACGAAGGTTCCGGATATGAGATTGAAGTTTCTAAAATCGAAGATTATTTCAGGAAAAATAATCTTACCGATAAAGAACAGTATCTGGTGAACCTGATTACTAAATATTATAAAAACAGATAA
- a CDS encoding glycosyltransferase family 2 protein has translation MDVSICITTYNHEKYIGKCLESIFAQEFSGRYEIIIGNDNSSDATENIIHHIAETHSKGKTIRYFKNNPNLGYVKNTLFTFSQARGKYIAVLDGDDYWIDSLKLQKQFDLLEKNSLLSAAGSNSRVIYEDVDKESHSYSDRPARILKKEDLTDLSIFQTSTFFFRKEILQADFPTDIISADRGLYLLAGCFGDVKYMSEETAAYRQFQGSISKNVPYEVMKKDFAIVPFIKKHNSEYGTSKLMAYFYYTLMTYPKTVSRTNFYRAAAGYAFYNILSKFTLRPFKLYNIIKWTHHTVMQKYNIKKLNNGFI, from the coding sequence ATGGACGTAAGTATCTGTATCACCACTTATAATCACGAAAAATACATTGGGAAATGTCTTGAGAGTATTTTTGCACAGGAATTTTCTGGCAGGTACGAAATTATCATCGGCAACGATAATTCTTCTGATGCAACTGAAAATATCATTCATCATATCGCAGAAACCCATTCTAAAGGCAAAACAATCCGTTATTTTAAAAACAATCCGAATTTAGGATATGTAAAAAACACACTGTTTACTTTTTCACAAGCCAGAGGAAAGTACATCGCCGTACTGGATGGTGATGATTACTGGATCGACAGTTTAAAACTTCAGAAGCAGTTTGACCTTCTGGAAAAAAACAGTCTTCTTTCTGCTGCAGGCAGCAATTCAAGAGTTATTTATGAGGATGTGGATAAGGAAAGCCACAGTTACTCAGACCGACCTGCGAGAATTTTAAAAAAGGAAGATCTTACAGATTTATCCATTTTCCAGACTTCTACTTTCTTTTTCAGAAAAGAAATCCTGCAGGCTGATTTTCCAACCGATATTATTTCTGCTGACCGCGGTCTGTATTTACTTGCAGGATGTTTTGGTGATGTAAAATATATGTCAGAAGAAACTGCAGCCTACAGACAGTTTCAGGGCAGCATTTCCAAGAACGTGCCTTATGAAGTGATGAAGAAAGACTTTGCAATTGTACCTTTTATCAAAAAACATAATTCAGAATACGGAACTTCAAAATTGATGGCGTATTTTTATTATACCCTCATGACTTATCCGAAAACAGTCAGCAGGACAAACTTTTACAGGGCTGCCGCAGGCTATGCTTTTTATAATATTTTATCTAAATTTACACTCCGTCCTTTCAAACTCTACAATATTATAAAATGGACACATCACACTGTGATGCAAAAATATAATATTAAGAAACTGAATAACGGTTTTATATAA
- a CDS encoding glycosyltransferase family 2 protein, whose translation MTISVAICTYNGEKYLAEQLDSILSQTVKADEIVICDDGSQDSTMEILKEYQLKSPGLFKIMVNETNLGYFKNFEKAIYACSGDFIITSDQDDIWKPNKIEATQTFFLENPQYDGVFNDLAIIDNSKKILEPSYLNWKHISYEFIKENIINNTLFVQQQILGSFVLGCALAVRRTALKQYELSNFEIAHDYFIAQKLAAKAKLGFIPAVLSFYRQHEEQVCGLREAAKSPENKQTQPKENPDFHQMVGPSLLAIKKYQHLYPNEDVKKTPLYTVFIENRNRYLSTLSFFKRKKYILQCVRHQYLDLKPADLFKH comes from the coding sequence ATGACCATATCAGTAGCCATCTGCACCTATAACGGAGAAAAATATCTTGCTGAACAGCTGGACAGCATCCTCAGCCAGACTGTGAAAGCAGATGAAATCGTGATTTGTGATGACGGATCACAGGATAGTACCATGGAGATTTTGAAGGAATATCAGCTGAAAAGCCCCGGCTTATTTAAAATCATGGTCAATGAGACGAATCTGGGGTATTTCAAAAATTTTGAAAAAGCCATCTATGCCTGTAGCGGAGATTTTATTATAACGAGTGATCAGGATGACATCTGGAAACCCAACAAGATTGAAGCTACTCAAACTTTCTTTCTTGAAAACCCACAATATGACGGAGTTTTTAATGATTTGGCAATTATAGATAACAGTAAAAAAATACTTGAACCTTCTTACCTCAACTGGAAACATATTTCTTATGAATTCATAAAAGAAAATATCATAAACAATACTCTGTTTGTGCAACAGCAAATACTGGGAAGCTTCGTTTTGGGTTGTGCACTGGCTGTTAGAAGGACAGCATTAAAGCAGTACGAATTAAGTAATTTTGAAATTGCCCACGATTACTTTATTGCTCAAAAACTGGCTGCTAAAGCGAAACTGGGTTTTATCCCGGCAGTTCTGTCGTTCTACCGTCAGCATGAGGAACAGGTTTGCGGTCTCCGTGAAGCGGCGAAGAGTCCTGAAAACAAACAGACGCAACCCAAAGAAAATCCGGATTTTCATCAGATGGTGGGGCCTTCGTTATTGGCCATCAAAAAATATCAGCACCTTTATCCCAACGAGGATGTAAAGAAAACGCCGCTATACACCGTTTTTATTGAAAACAGAAACAGATACCTGTCTACCCTCTCATTTTTCAAAAGAAAAAAATACATTCTGCAATGTGTTCGCCATCAGTATTTAGATTTAAAACCGGCTGATCTTTTCAAACATTAA
- a CDS encoding glycosyltransferase family 2 protein: MSQTLISIIVPCYNQADYLDECLQSVIDQTYQNWECIIVDDGSPDHTGEIAKSWAERNSRFKYFRKENRGVSAARNFGIDKAAGEWILPLDGDDRISNQYLDLASKEFSDNDIVYCKGEYFGEKQGEIIVDDFNAVEILLENQIFCTAFFKKQDWKNTEGFDESMLKGYEDWDFWLGMLNLKRADLKVKKINYSGFKYRIKSTSRNTVAMQEEDLNIRKYLCKKYPELYLDNIKSFADIFFEKRKLDKQNQQLKKILTSKRHQFVDKIFNLLKI, encoded by the coding sequence ATGTCCCAAACTCTTATTTCCATTATCGTTCCCTGTTACAATCAGGCTGATTATCTGGACGAATGTCTGCAGTCTGTAATTGACCAAACCTACCAAAACTGGGAATGCATCATTGTAGATGACGGTTCGCCTGACCATACAGGAGAAATCGCAAAGAGCTGGGCTGAACGGAATTCCCGCTTCAAATATTTCAGAAAAGAAAACAGAGGTGTCTCTGCAGCAAGAAATTTTGGGATTGATAAAGCTGCCGGAGAATGGATTTTACCGTTGGATGGGGACGACAGAATCTCCAACCAATATTTAGATTTGGCATCAAAAGAATTTTCAGACAATGACATTGTTTACTGTAAAGGAGAATACTTTGGAGAAAAACAGGGGGAGATTATAGTTGATGATTTCAACGCTGTCGAAATCCTTTTAGAAAACCAGATTTTCTGTACCGCTTTCTTTAAAAAACAAGACTGGAAAAACACCGAAGGTTTCGATGAATCCATGCTAAAGGGTTATGAAGACTGGGATTTTTGGTTAGGAATGCTCAACCTGAAACGCGCAGATCTTAAAGTAAAAAAAATCAACTACTCAGGTTTTAAGTACAGAATAAAAAGTACTTCAAGAAACACTGTGGCTATGCAGGAAGAAGACCTCAACATCAGAAAATATCTTTGTAAAAAATACCCTGAACTCTATCTTGACAATATAAAATCATTTGCAGATATTTTTTTTGAGAAAAGAAAATTAGATAAGCAAAATCAGCAATTGAAAAAGATCCTCACCAGCAAAAGACACCAGTTTGTCGATAAAATTTTTAATCTCCTGAAAATATGA
- a CDS encoding glycosyltransferase family A protein, whose amino-acid sequence MKRKLAIVIPYYKIDFFEETLKSVARQSDKNFVLYIGNDASPHNPLPLITKYFSSDQFIYFEYKDNLGSKNLALQWERILDNVKEEWFQILGDDDMIANNFVDEFYKSLPVLEKENITAFKTTHDWIDKNNNLLESFNYKEYFLESVHFIMKKYSGEVKSSLSENIFTTKMWRKFRFQQLPLAWGSDDLALLQFSGYKRIFYNMNTKVSVRISTSSISGSSKFDRDKEFAIQIFREKIILENTSIFPSIFINEITDQYLYKAHIENFPVKYLIAFQVLKRNGIIAFLKTLRKIFYIKKIHNN is encoded by the coding sequence ATGAAACGGAAACTCGCCATCGTAATACCTTACTACAAGATTGATTTTTTTGAAGAAACACTGAAGTCTGTCGCTCGACAGAGTGATAAAAATTTTGTCTTATATATCGGGAACGATGCAAGCCCGCATAATCCTCTTCCTCTGATCACAAAATACTTCAGTTCAGATCAGTTTATCTATTTTGAGTATAAAGATAATTTAGGAAGTAAAAATCTTGCTCTTCAATGGGAACGTATTCTCGACAATGTAAAGGAAGAATGGTTTCAGATTTTGGGCGATGATGATATGATTGCAAATAATTTTGTTGATGAATTTTACAAAAGTTTACCAGTTTTAGAAAAAGAAAATATTACTGCATTTAAAACTACCCATGATTGGATTGATAAAAATAACAATCTGTTGGAATCTTTTAATTATAAAGAATATTTTTTAGAATCTGTACATTTCATCATGAAAAAATATTCTGGTGAAGTAAAAAGCAGCCTTTCAGAAAACATTTTTACAACAAAAATGTGGAGAAAATTTAGATTTCAGCAATTGCCTCTAGCATGGGGAAGTGACGATCTGGCACTGCTTCAGTTTTCCGGATACAAAAGAATCTTTTACAATATGAATACAAAGGTATCGGTCAGAATTTCTACATCCAGCATATCAGGTTCGTCAAAATTCGATCGAGACAAAGAATTTGCCATCCAGATTTTTCGTGAAAAAATTATTTTAGAAAACACTTCAATATTTCCATCAATTTTTATCAACGAGATCACAGATCAATACCTGTACAAGGCACACATCGAGAACTTTCCTGTAAAATATCTGATTGCTTTCCAGGTCTTAAAAAGAAACGGGATTATTGCATTTCTGAAAACCCTTCGCAAAATTTTCTACATAAAAAAAATTCATAATAATTAA
- a CDS encoding glycosyltransferase family 2 protein codes for MEDKLISICIPTYNGEKYLQESLDSIKQQTYKNIEVIISDDQSKDRTLEICAQFKREVNFPVHIHSHIPSGIGANWNNSIEKSNGFYIKILFQDDVMVPECLESMVQHLISHKLEIVVSKRKIIDQNSNEITEGSWYENFNDLQKPAGMEINKFVILKRKHLRTLNFERYSIDNIIGEPCVSLFTRKLYSRVGPFNIKSKQILDYEYWLRVLAYYDIGIIPEKLMKFRHHDEQASNVNTQSKLYEGDIILNLLYTKHILYIDRKKAKYYLVKKYPLLRKLILLRYKIFP; via the coding sequence ATGGAAGACAAATTAATATCCATATGCATTCCAACATATAACGGCGAAAAGTACCTTCAAGAAAGTTTAGATTCCATCAAACAACAGACCTATAAAAACATTGAAGTAATCATTTCCGATGACCAATCAAAAGACCGCACCCTCGAAATCTGTGCGCAATTTAAACGCGAAGTAAATTTTCCGGTTCATATACATTCTCATATTCCATCTGGTATTGGTGCTAACTGGAATAATTCTATTGAAAAATCTAATGGTTTTTATATAAAAATACTCTTTCAAGACGATGTGATGGTACCTGAATGTTTAGAATCAATGGTGCAACATCTAATAAGTCATAAGCTCGAAATTGTTGTTTCTAAAAGGAAAATCATAGATCAGAATTCAAATGAAATTACTGAAGGGAGTTGGTATGAAAACTTTAACGATCTGCAGAAACCCGCAGGTATGGAGATTAACAAATTTGTCATATTAAAAAGAAAGCATTTAAGAACTCTGAATTTTGAAAGATACTCCATTGACAATATTATCGGCGAGCCGTGCGTAAGTCTATTTACAAGAAAACTTTACAGCCGTGTAGGCCCCTTTAATATAAAGTCTAAACAGATTTTAGATTATGAATACTGGCTTCGGGTACTCGCTTATTATGATATTGGAATTATACCAGAAAAATTAATGAAATTCAGGCATCATGACGAGCAGGCATCTAATGTAAATACACAATCAAAATTATACGAAGGAGACATTATTTTGAATCTTTTGTACACTAAACATATCCTCTACATTGACAGAAAAAAAGCAAAATATTATCTTGTAAAAAAATATCCACTGCTAAGAAAATTGATTTTACTTCGTTATAAAATTTTTCCATGA
- a CDS encoding glycosyltransferase, with the protein MITYNHVNYISQCIDGILMQQTNFDFEIVIGDDLSTDGTRELLQKYALQYPNLIKLNLREKRGIGIPGKENFVSTLNMCDGEYISLCDGDDYWTDPLKLQKQITFLEDNRDFSVCFHNIEEVDVEGKTRHERILKSESSEKVYTIEDLSKVNFIHTPSVVFRKNYSRLPEFFEFCPIGDYPLHLINAQYGKIKYFPEKMACYRIGSGIWSKQDVKTQILKTVYTITYLIMYFKNNAVVKQNLENQVRLLLEEATVTKKIILDADYRDLHLISKKMYIGHILQLLKIKIFSKIWKTN; encoded by the coding sequence GTGATTACATACAACCACGTCAACTACATTTCACAATGTATTGATGGGATCTTAATGCAACAAACTAATTTTGATTTTGAGATTGTTATCGGCGATGATCTTTCGACAGATGGTACAAGAGAATTACTGCAAAAATATGCATTGCAGTACCCGAACTTAATTAAGTTAAACTTAAGAGAAAAAAGAGGTATTGGAATTCCAGGCAAAGAAAACTTTGTATCTACTTTAAATATGTGCGATGGTGAATATATTTCTTTATGTGACGGCGACGACTACTGGACCGATCCATTAAAACTTCAAAAGCAGATAACCTTTTTGGAAGATAACAGAGATTTTAGTGTATGCTTTCATAATATTGAAGAAGTTGATGTAGAAGGAAAAACGAGACACGAGAGAATCCTTAAGTCGGAATCTTCAGAAAAAGTATATACAATAGAAGATCTTTCAAAAGTAAATTTTATCCATACCCCTTCTGTGGTTTTTAGAAAAAATTATTCTCGACTTCCAGAATTTTTCGAGTTCTGCCCGATTGGCGATTATCCTCTGCATTTAATAAATGCACAGTATGGAAAAATAAAATATTTCCCTGAAAAAATGGCTTGCTACAGAATTGGAAGCGGGATTTGGAGCAAACAGGATGTGAAAACACAGATATTGAAAACCGTGTACACCATTACTTATTTGATAATGTATTTCAAAAACAACGCAGTTGTAAAACAAAATCTTGAAAATCAAGTAAGGTTACTTTTAGAAGAAGCGACAGTAACTAAAAAAATTATTCTTGATGCCGATTATAGAGATTTGCATCTCATTTCTAAAAAAATGTATATAGGACATATACTTCAACTTTTAAAAATAAAAATTTTTAGTAAAATATGGAAGACAAATTAA
- a CDS encoding glycoside hydrolase family protein yields the protein MWQKKGRIHSIDNYNEWMVSHSCVPTAVLLDDQTIRIYYAPRNSEGKSIPTYIDVSAENPKKILYIHETPILELGELGTFDDGGIMPCSIVRVSETCLYLYYVGWNASVMVPYRNAIGLAISNDNGKTFQKAFRGAIVERNRDEPFFTASPCVFKQDEKWLMWYASSTGFVNSEGKPEPLYEIKYAYSTDGINWERPNITCIPPAEKYQCTARPTVIYEDSLYKMWFTYRGSFDYRDGKESYRIGYAESQDGLNWTRNDKQAGIDFSAEGWDSTMQTYPSVIEVENRKFLFYNGNGFGKTGIGYAEWED from the coding sequence ATGTGGCAGAAAAAAGGCAGAATACATAGCATAGATAATTACAATGAGTGGATGGTTTCCCACTCATGTGTTCCCACCGCAGTCCTTTTAGATGATCAAACTATTCGCATTTACTACGCACCAAGGAATTCTGAAGGTAAAAGCATCCCTACTTACATTGATGTATCAGCAGAAAATCCCAAAAAAATACTTTACATTCACGAAACTCCTATTTTGGAACTGGGTGAGTTGGGAACTTTTGATGATGGTGGCATAATGCCCTGTTCTATTGTTCGTGTTTCAGAAACATGTTTATATCTTTATTATGTAGGATGGAATGCTAGTGTTATGGTACCTTACCGGAATGCTATAGGTTTAGCAATAAGTAATGACAACGGTAAAACGTTTCAAAAAGCATTTAGAGGAGCTATTGTTGAAAGAAATAGAGATGAGCCATTCTTCACCGCTTCACCATGTGTCTTTAAACAAGACGAAAAATGGTTGATGTGGTATGCCTCAAGCACTGGTTTTGTAAATAGCGAAGGTAAACCCGAGCCACTCTATGAAATTAAATATGCTTATTCAACAGATGGTATCAATTGGGAACGTCCGAATATTACCTGTATTCCTCCTGCAGAAAAATACCAATGTACAGCAAGACCTACAGTAATATATGAAGATTCGTTATACAAAATGTGGTTTACTTATCGTGGATCGTTTGATTATCGGGATGGTAAAGAAAGTTACAGAATTGGATACGCAGAATCTCAAGATGGTCTGAATTGGACCAGAAATGATAAACAAGCAGGAATTGATTTTTCTGCTGAAGGATGGGATTCTACTATGCAGACTTACCCTTCAGTAATCGAAGTCGAAAACCGAAAATTCCTTTTTTATAATGGTAATGGCTTTGGTAAGACAGGCATAGGATACGCAGAATGGGAGGACTAA
- a CDS encoding acetyltransferase — translation MEKIVIFGTSQLASLAHFYFTHDSPHEVVAFTLDSDYITDNEFRGLPVVSFEEVEKLYPPSEYKIFLPISFKQMSFLRKRKFEEAKEKGYSCVSYVSSKASTWPDLTVGENCFIFEDNTIQPFVTIGDNCVLWSGNHIGHHTNIHDHVFITSHVVISGCCEIGENSFFGVNATVRDETNIGKASLIGMGAIITKDTPEYSIWLGAKSTMRDTKSIDIDSISHKTNG, via the coding sequence ATGGAAAAAATTGTAATCTTCGGAACGAGCCAATTAGCAAGTTTAGCACATTTTTATTTTACACATGATTCACCACATGAAGTTGTAGCTTTCACTTTAGACAGCGACTACATCACAGACAATGAATTTAGAGGTTTACCGGTCGTTTCATTTGAAGAGGTGGAAAAACTTTACCCACCGTCTGAATACAAAATATTTTTACCAATAAGCTTCAAGCAAATGAGTTTCTTGAGAAAAAGAAAGTTTGAAGAGGCAAAAGAAAAAGGTTACAGTTGCGTGAGCTATGTATCCAGCAAAGCAAGCACATGGCCAGATTTAACTGTGGGTGAAAACTGTTTTATTTTCGAAGACAATACTATACAGCCATTCGTTACTATTGGAGACAATTGTGTCTTATGGAGTGGTAATCACATAGGTCATCACACAAACATCCACGATCATGTTTTTATAACTTCACACGTTGTAATTTCCGGATGTTGTGAAATTGGTGAAAATTCATTCTTCGGTGTAAATGCTACGGTAAGGGATGAAACTAATATTGGTAAAGCTTCATTAATTGGAATGGGCGCTATAATTACTAAAGATACTCCTGAATACAGTATTTGGTTAGGAGCAAAATCTACAATGAGAGATACCAAGAGTATCGACATTGACAGTATTTCTCATAAAACAAACGGCTAA